From a single Zygotorulaspora mrakii chromosome 2, complete sequence genomic region:
- the PIS1 gene encoding CDP-diacylglycerol--inositol 3-phosphatidyltransferase (similar to Saccharomyces cerevisiae PIS1 (YPR113W); ancestral locus Anc_3.436) yields the protein MANVTPHAVVWYIPNQIGYLRVLTALISFFTMPNHPMFTMIVYGISCLLDALDGTMARKYNQVSKLGAVLDMVTDRSTTSSLICFLGVMYPRWCVLFQILISLDLSSHYMHMYASLTDGNASHKQVGKESSKLLHWYYTRRDVLFTICAFNELFYMGLYLYGFKRFQTLGLSIVLICFPGYVFKQVANIIQLQRAAMILATSDAKEANERSKKQ from the coding sequence ATGGCTAACGTTACTCCCCATGCTGTAGTATGGTATATTCCTAATCAGATCGGTTACCTAAGGGTTCTTACAGCGCtcatatcatttttcactaTGCCGAATCATCCCATGTTCACAATGATAGTGTATGGGATTTCTTGCCTGCTAGATGCATTGGACGGTACCATGGCCAGGAAATATAACCAGGTGAGTAAGTTAGGGGCCGTTCTGGACATGGTGACGGATAGATCAACAACATCGAGTCTCATCTGTTTTCTGGGCGTAATGTACCCCAGATGGTGTGTTCtcttccaaattttgatttctctaGATCTGTCAAGTCATTACATGCACATGTATGCCAGTTTGACCGATGGGAATGCATCCCACAAACAGGTCGGCAAAGAGAGCTCGAAACTCCTACATTGGTACTATACGAGGAGAGACGTCCTCTTCACTATCTGCGCCTTCAATGAGCTTTTTTATATGGGACTGTACCTCTACGGATTTAAGAGATTCCAGACGCTAGGCCTATCAATTGTACTAATATGCTTTCCTGGATACGTGTTTAAGCAAGTTGCAAATATAATCCAGCTCCAAAGGGCTGCTATGATACTAGCAACTTCTGATGCCAAGGAGGCAAACGAAAGATCGAAGAAACAATGA
- a CDS encoding uncharacterized protein (similar to Saccharomyces cerevisiae ASK10 (YGR097W) and YPR115W; ancestral locus Anc_3.438), whose protein sequence is MSDYFSLGQRNDSGGNSPGLVANDHGDAASTKSGDSYLLNISPSDHTLVDSHPAHSYQYQQQYQQQIPQYPQQQHGQSQPMGQYQHHHQKAPSTISGISAMDDLSQSAAIRDSVLPKTDPKSPYFVNVPIPVSGSQEAAFATSAATGAATGPGTPSEEDDQFVREYPTDILMDRFYKWRKILKGLIIYLREVAYSQEQFARINFQLKGSVKFPFLTDIEDSTNKLFDPLSAKGPAKKQQPVTLAQKKQQQQQQQQQQLPNEVENRPGFNESGLNVSEYTFQAVKTAESDESSAASGFMKFGSGSVQDIQVILKKYHLSLANQQLKVSKEITGTMIPKMEDLRKDLQLKIKEIKELHGDFKTNINEHVAITGQFLTKYIASVRYMNTATFDGSESIKLNKKGNQLKPKHDPYLLKLQLDLQLKRQLLEENYLQEAFINLQTSGMELEKIVYARIQHTLQKYCLLIDSEARLMIKNLCRELQQGMLSRPPALEWDHFVSHHPACLINWKSTDPIPVPRKLSDIIYPQMKSSLAKCIRAGYLSKKSKYLKNYNKGYFVLTSNYLHEFKSSNFFKASVNSPGEAKDHQNVPIASQNTAKTSLVPIMSISLNDCILTEASDSKFVIVGKPTFNDLDLSKIGTSAKTNLSSMSSTNHVHTLQEAPKKLTKSTIGKLLKGGKSKTSSHIPKKEDSEEVQEFYAAAQKEVDKTVNWVFKPASSNPTPEDIKQFKKWAHDLKNLTTFNDTKERSRFIEERILKTQSRVRGNLSKTSTSSISLPAMNDFSTPNTNASSFRKERPGRPQYIQLQNSSSLDFAHGSRVNTPAVDDNGNLITVAERRYIPSTLSMTSPGIASPHSFNSNSNSEGSSSRNSLLNASQQFQQQTPLSNNSTNEPVSGIVGHDMIPNTAPVVSGTPVNNLRHKRNVSQTHSLGGMSAPPAPLSNISSPKSVHSEGSMGGYFSIPVKPHSASQGSTPLYTDDSQGQQNSISTNPSRTSNLGMRSASGGYSPQQLGIMNQVSSSVPRFKLNDQDVHHHDNQQGDVSAQKFKKNATAGALPAVKVEGNLNGGNSLYMRSNHSANSLTSNPTRMHPIRKHKKNVSFSSLNSLMFSKKATPGGTHMTDQFMSGGIQEDDDDHDSQSIKLNQSIYS, encoded by the coding sequence ATGTCCGATTACTTCAGTCTGGGACAGCGCAATGACAGTGGTGGTAATTCGCCTGGTCTTGTTGCCAATGACCATGGAGATGCGGCATCGACCAAGTCTGGTGATTCCTATCTCTTGAATATATCACCTAGCGATCATACGTTAGTTGATTCTCACCCTGCACATTCTTATCAGTATCAGCAACAGTACCAGCAACAGATCCCGCAGTACCCGCAACAGCAGCATGGACAGTCGCAGCCAATGGGTCAATATCAGCATCATCACCAAAAGGCTCCCAGTACTATCAGCGGTATTAGTGCTATGGATGACCTCTCCCAGAGTGCTGCTATTAGAGACTCTGTGTTGCCTAAGACAGATCCGAAATCACCTTACTTTGTCAATGTTCCTATTCCTGTGAGCGGTTCACAGGAAGCTGCTTTTGCGACAAGCGCTGCAACGGGAGCGGCTACAGGCCCTGGAACACCTAGCGAAGAGGATGATCAGTTTGTCAGGGAGTACCCTACCGATATTTTGATGGATAGATTTTATAAATGgagaaaaatcttgaaaggGTTGATCATCTACTTGAGAGAAGTTGCTTATTCACAGGAACAGTTTGCTAGAATTAATTTTCAGCTGAAAGGCTCGGTAAAGTTTCCCTTCTTAACCGATATTGAAGATAGTACAAATAAACTATTTGATCCCTTATCAGCTAAAGGTCCTGcgaaaaaacaacaacCGGTTACATTAGCTCAGAAGaaacagcagcagcaacaacaacagcaacaacaattgCCTAACGAGGTTGAAAACAGGCCCGGATTTAATGAAAGTGGTTTGAACGTATCGGAATATACTTTTCAGGCAGTCAAAACGGCCGAATCGGATGAGTCTTCTGCTGCATCAGGTTTTATGAAATTTGGCTCTGGGTCAGTTCAAGATATCCAagtgattttgaaaaagtatcATCTTTCGCTGGCTAATCAACAATTAAAAGTATCAAAGGAAATTACAGGTACAATGATACCAAAAATGGAGGACCTACGTAAAGATTTGCAATTGAAGATTAAAGAGATCAAGGAGTTGCATGGTGACTTCAAGACGAATATAAATGAACACGTTGCAATAACGGGTCAATTTCTGACCAAGTACATCGCATCCGTCAGATATATGAATACCGCCACATTTGATGGCTCGGAGAGCATCAAACTTAATAAGAAGGGGAATCAGCTAAAACCAAAACATGATCCATATCTTTTAAAATTACAGTTAGATTTGCAATTGAAACGTCAGCTATTGGAAGAGAATTATTTGCAGGAAGCATTCATTAATTTACAAACATCTGGTATggaattggaaaagatcGTTTATGCGAGAATTCAGCACACATTGCAGAAATATTGTTTATTGATTGATTCCGAGGCTCGAttaatgataaaaaatttgtgcCGGGAACTACAACAAGGTATGCTATCGAGACCGCCAGCTTTGGAATGGGATCATTTTGTTTCGCATCATCCAGCTTGTTTAATAAACTGGAAGTCAACAGATCCAATTCCGGTTCCTCGAAAGCTCTCTGATATCATTTACCCACAGATGAAATCGTCTTTGGCTAAATGTATTCGAGCCGGTTATTTGTCAAAGAAATCcaagtatttgaaaaactatAACAAAGGTTACTTCGTTCTAACTTCTAATTATCTGCATGAATTTAAAAGCAgtaatttcttcaaagcgTCCGTTAACAGCCCAGGTGAAGCCAAGGATCATCAAAACGTGCCAATCGCATCTCAAAACACAGCAAAAACATCTTTGGTTCCCATAATGAGCATTTCACTTAATGATTGCATCCTCACAGAAGCATCAGACAGTAAATTTGTGATTGTTGGGAAGCCAACCTTTAATGACTTGGATCTGAGTAAGATTGGCACTTCTGCGAAGACAAACTTATCGTCCATGTCAAGCACAAATCATGTTCATACTTTACAGGAGGCACCAAAGAAGTTGACCAAATCGACAATAGGTAAATTGCTGAAGGGTGGCAAATCCAAAACTTCATCTCATATCCCAAAAAAGGAGGACTCGGAAGAAGTGCAGGAATTTTATGCTGCGGCACAGAAGGAAGTCGACAAAACCGTGAACTGGGTTTTTAAACCGGCAAGCTCTAATCCAACCCCAGAGGATATCAAACAGTTTAAAAAATGGGCGCatgatttaaaaaatctAACTACTTTTAATGATACCAAGGAAAGATCCAGGTTCATTGAAGAACGTATTTTAAAGACCCAATCTCGTGTCAGAGGTAACCTTTCCAAAACAAGTACTAGCAGTATTAGTTTACCTGCTATGAATGACTTCTCTACACCGAATACTAACGCATCCTCTTTCAGAAAGGAGCGTCCTGGGAGACCCCAATATATTCAACTCCAAAATTCTTCCAGTTTGGATTTTGCTCATGGTTCTAGGGTCAATACACCAGCAGTTGACGATAACGGCAATTTGATTACTGTTGCTGAAAGAAGATATATTCCATCTACATTATCGATGACTTCCCCAGGAATAGCATCACCTCATTCATTCAACTCCAATTCTAACTCGGAGGGCTCTAGCTCGAGAAATTCGCTACTAAATGCTTCGCAACAGTTTCAACAACAGACGCCCTTGTCCAATAATTCAACAAATGAACCAGTCTCTGGAATAGTCGGTCATGACATGATCCCGAACACGGCTCCTGTGGTAAGTGGCACGCCAGTTAACAATTTGCGTCACAAAAGAAACGTATCTCAAACTCATTCATTGGGTGGGATGTCAGCACCACCAGCTCCATTGTCTAATATCAGTTCACCAAAGAGCGTGCATTCCGAGGGAAGCATGGGTGGATATTTTTCGATACCCGTAAAACCTCACAGTGCTTCGCAAGGATCTACTCCCTTATATACTGATGATTCCCAGGGGCAACAGAACTCAATTTCTACAAACCCTAGCAGAACCTCAAATCTGGGAATGAGATCTGCTTCTGGCGGATATTCACCACAACAGTTGGGAATAATGAATCAAGTTTCATCTTCCGTGCCGAGATTCAAATTAAACGACCAGGATGTTCACCATCATGATAATCAGCAGGGTGATGTAAGCGCccagaaattcaaaaaaaatgctacCGCTGGAGCTTTACCTGCAGTCAAAGTCGAAGGAAATTTGAACGGTGGCAATTCTCTCTATATGAGAAGCAATCACAGTGCAAACAGTCTCACATCCAACCCTACAAGGATGCATCCTATTagaaaacataaaaaaaatgtatcaTTCAGCTCCCTTAACAGTTTGATGTTTTCTAAGAAAGCTACTCCAGGTGGTACTCATATGACAGACCAATTTATGAGCGGCGGGATTCaggaagatgatgatgatcaCGACTCTCAGTCAATCAAATTAAATCAGTCGATTTACTCATGA
- the TPC1 gene encoding thiamine transporter TPC1 (similar to Saccharomyces cerevisiae TPC1 (YGR096W); ancestral locus Anc_3.435) → MTQRDHLRKGEDVAVWRSLVAGSLSGLTARFGTAPMDTIKIRLQIMPLQSGEHFGIFDVIRDIMKKEGIRGLWKGNVPGSILYVIYGGTQFGSYSMFNTILSPIGWSAPVHSFIVGALSGATSCVASYPFDVLRTRFVADRNIELSSITKTLREILHEKGVKGFFKGCTSSIVTITMTTSIMFSVYESIKIHCEHWKTMNDSHWISALDHCAGPIGGVVSKMMTFPLDTARRRMLIGHSPLAKGLTTQVHIYESYKEMGLLRIGATILRREGIYALYRGVTMALFKSVPSTTICLYSYEWFIKCISG, encoded by the coding sequence ATGACTCAAAGAGATCACCTTCGTAAAGGTGAAGATGTTGCCGTTTGGCGTAGCCTTGTAGCAGGGTCCTTATCAGGACTCACTGCTCGGTTCGGTACTGCGCCTATGGATACCATCAAGATACGACTGCAGATCATGCCCCTACAATCAGGGGAACATTTCGGTATTTTTGATGTGATAAGGGACataatgaaaaaggaagGTATCAGAGGACTGTGGAAAGGGAATGTACCTGGATCCATCTTGTACGTTATCTACGGGGGCACTCAATTTGGTTCTTATTCAATGTTCAACACCATATTGAGTCCCATTGGCTGGAGTGCACCGGTGCATAGCTTTATCGTTGGCGCACTCTCAGGAGCTACAAGCTGTGTAGCTTCTTACCCCTTCGATGTCCTGCGTACACGGTTTGTAGCGGATCGAAACATCGAATTATCGAGCATCACCAAGACGTTGCGTGAGATATTGCATGAAAAGGGCGTTAAGggatttttcaaaggcTGCACTTCCTCAATTGTAACCATCACCATGACCACGTCCATCATGTTCAGTGTCTACGAAAGCATAAAGATACACTGTGAACATTGGAAGACCATGAACGACTCACATTGGATCTCAGCACTAGACCACTGCGCAGGCCCTATTGGCGGTGTGGTATCTAAAATGATGACATTCCCTCTGGATACTGCAAGGAGACGTATGCTGATTGGCCATTCTCCGCTCGCAAAGGGTCTTACTACACAGGTGCACATCTATGAAAGTTACAAAGAAATGGGACTCCTTCGCATTGGCGCAACGATCCTCAGACGTGAAGGTATCTATGCACTGTACAGGGGAGTCACCATGGCACTTTTTAAGAGCGTACCGAGTACAACAATCTGCCTCTACAGTTATGAATGGTTTATAAAATGTATTTCCGGGTAA
- the RRP46 gene encoding exosome non-catalytic core subunit RRP46 (similar to Saccharomyces cerevisiae RRP46 (YGR095C); ancestral locus Anc_3.434), whose protein sequence is MVVQAVTGILNQVDGSSQFESKNTKVICSVTGPIEPKARQELPTRLALEVIVRPARGIPNTREKLIEDKLRAVLTPLIVSYKYPRQLCQITCQILEAGESEEEFSQRELSCCINAAFLALIDAGIALHSMVSSVCLCIAKDTDELVIDPGDDDLRVSRSVHTLALELVKGGSVIQNVLLLDSVGDFTEEQLFEILQNGEQSCVELTKELRRIISDKISEDIVRTHVA, encoded by the coding sequence ATGGTCGTTCAAGCAGTTACCGGTATATTGAACCAAGTTGATGGGTCGTCCCAGTTTGAATCCAAAAACACAAAAGTTATCTGCTCGGTGACGGGTCCAATCGAACCAAAGGCGAGGCAAGAATTGCCCACCAGACTTGCCTTGGAAGTCATTGTGCGTCCTGCCAGAGGCATTCCTAATACAAGGGAAAAACTTATCGAAGACAAGTTACGTGCTGTATTAACACCACTGATAGTGAGTTATAAATATCCAAGACAGCTGTGTCAGATTACTTGTCAAATACTGGAAGCTGGCGAGAGCGAAGAGGAATTTTCCCAAAGAGAATTAAGCTGTTGCATAAATGCAGCATTCCTAGCACTTATTGATGCAGGCATAGCCCTTCATAGTATGGTGTCTAGCGTATGCCTTTGTATTGCTAAGGATACGGATGAACTGGTCATTGATCCAGGTGATGATGACTTGAGAGTTTCGAGGTCAGTTCACACTCTAGCACTTGAGCTTGTTAAGGGTGGTAGCGTCATCCAAAATGTTTTGTTGCTAGACAGTGTTGGAGATTTCACCGAAGAGCAactgtttgaaattttgcaaaatggTGAACAAAGTTGCGTGGAGCTGACAAAAGAATTGAGAAGAATCATAAGTGATAAGATCTCTGAAGACATTGTACGAACACATGTCGCTTGA
- the VAS1 gene encoding valine--tRNA ligase (similar to Saccharomyces cerevisiae VAS1 (YGR094W); ancestral locus Anc_3.433), whose product MHKWLRITVPVASSLSLSFKSQLRVFSRQLVTSRTFLGYQRKYIDNTSLQLQSQQWRFFSMSDLDSLPPVDPKTGEIIVNPLKEDGSEKTAKEIEKEKKKAEKLLKFAAKQAKKKATTANSDSAEKKDKKSKKKKEVEPVPDFVDKTVAGEKKILVSLDDPALKAYNPANVESSWYDWWVKSGFFEPEFTNDGKVKPEGLFCIPAPPPNVTGALHIGHALTISIQDSLIRYNRMKGKTVLFLPGFDHAGIATQSVVEKQLWAKDKKTRHDFGREAFIEKVWEWKEEYHQKIKSQIQNLAASYDWSREAFTLSPELTKSVVEAFVRLHDDGTIYRASRLVNWSVKLNTAISNLEVENKDVKGRTLISVPGYDEQVEFGVLTSFAYNVVDLDERLIIATTRPETMFGDTAIAVHPDDSRYKHLHGKYVQHPFLPRKMPIVCDSEAVDMEFGTGAVKITPAHDQNDYNTGKRHNLEFINIFTDDGLLNENCGPEWQGMKRFDARKRVIEELKANGLYISQEDNEMTIPTCSRSGDIIEPLLKPQWWVSQGEMAKDAIHAVKNGDITITPKSSESEYFHWLGNIQDWCISRQLWWGHRCPVYFVSIEGQENSKNDGEFWIAGRTLEEAQEKANIKFVGKKFTLEQDEDVLDTWFSSGLWPFSTLGWPDKTKDLETFYPFSMLETGWDILFFWVSRMIFLGIKLTGSVPFKEVFCHSLVRDAQGRKMSKSLGNVVDPLDVIRGIKLEDLHAKLLLGNLDPREVEKAKAGQKESYPNGIPQCGTDAMRFALCAYTTGGRDINLDILRVEGYRKFCNKIYQATKFALMRLGENYKPPSSEGLSGNESLVEKWILHKLTTTSKIVNEALDKRDFLNSTSAIYEFWYMICDVYIENSKYLIQEGTEAQQKSAKDTLYILIDNALRLIHPFMPLISEEMWQRLPKRSTERSETIVKAAYPIYESEYDNLKAAKAYDLVLDITNKARSLLAEFTILKNGKVFVESQHEDSFETAKSQQDSIVSLIKAIDEVTVVRDGSEIPDGCVLRSVNPEVNVHLLVKGHVDIDAEIGKAEKKLEKVSKTKSGIESTMGSKDYESKANDQAKEATRLRLENSIAEIEGLKATIENLKRLKL is encoded by the coding sequence ATGCATAAGTGGTTACGCATTACTGTACCTGTAGCTTCTTCGTTATCATTGTCATTCAAGAGTCAACTAAGAGTATTTTCAAGACAATTAGTAACGTCTAGGACTTTCTTAGGTTACCAGAGAAAATATATAGACAATACAAGCTTACAACTACAAAGTCAGCAGTGGAGATTTTTCAGTATGAGTGATCTTGATAGCTTACCTCCAGTAGATCCAAAGACTGGTGAGATCATTGTCAATCCACTTAAGGAAGATGGTAGTGAGAAAACTGCAAAGGAGATAgaaaaggagaagaaaaaagctgaaaagttgttgaaatttGCAGCAAAACAGGCTAAAAAGAAGGCCACCACAGCAAACAGCGATTCAgcagagaaaaaggatAAGAAGAgtaagaagaagaaagaagtgGAGCCAGTTCCAGACTTTGTTGACAAGACAGTAGCCggtgagaaaaaaattttggtttcATTGGACGATCCTGCATTGAAGGCATACAATCCTGCGAATGTTGAAAGTTCGTGGTATGATTGGTGGGTTAAATCAGGTTTCTTTGAACCTGAATTTACCAATGATGGTAAAGTCAAGCCAGAAGGGCTTTTCTGTATTCCAGCCCCACCACCAAATGTTACGGGTGCCTTGCACATCGGACACGCTTTGACCATCTCTATTCAAGATTCTTTGATCCGATACAATAGAATGAAGGGCAAAACAGTTTTGTTCCTGCCAGGTTTTGATCACGCCGGTATCGCTACCCAATCTGTGGTTGAAAAACAGTTATGGGCCAAAGACAAGAAGACTAGACACGATTTTGGCAGAGAGGCGTTTATTGAAAAGGTTTGGGaatggaaagaagaataccatcaaaaaatcaagagccaaattcaaaatttagCCGCATCTTACGATTGGAGCCGTGAAGCTTTCACTTTATCTCCAGAACTTACCAAATCTGTGGTAGAGGCTTTCGTTAGATTGCATGACGATGGTACCATTTACCGTGCTTCAAGATTGGTAAATTGGTCAGTTAAATTAAATACCGCTATTTCTAATCTGGAAGTAGAGAACAAAGACGTGAAGGGCAGAACGTTAATAAGCGTTCCAGGCTATGATGAGCAAGTTGAATTTGGTGTATTGACGTCATTTGCGTACAACGTTGTTGACTTAGATGAAAGGCTAATCATTGCCACCACAAGACCAGAAACTATGTTCGGTGATACAGCTATCGCTGTTCATCCAGACGATTCTCGCTACAAACACTTGCACGGTAAATATGTCCAACATCCTTTCTTACCTAGAAAAATGCCAATCGTTTGCGACAGCGAGGCTGTCGATATGGAGTTCGGTACTGGTGCTGTCAAAATCACACCTGCTCATGACCAAAACGATTACAACACAGGAAAACGCCATAACCTAGAATttattaatattttcaccGATGATGGCTTGTTGAACGAAAATTGTGGTCCTGAATGGCAAGGAATGAAGAGATTCGATGCAAGAAAGAGGGTCATCGAAGAGCTCAAGGCTAATGGTTTATACATCAGCCAAGAAGATAATGAAATGACTATTCCAACTTGTTCAAGATCTGGTGATATTATCGAACCCTTGTTGAAACCACAGTGGTGGGTTTCCCAAGGTGAAATGGCTAAAGACGCCATTCATGCTGTTAAAAATGGTGATATAACTATCACTCCAAAATCATCAGAATCGGAATACTTCCACTGGTTAGGAAATATTCAAGACTGGTGTATTTCTAGACAGTTATGGTGGGGCCACCGTTGTCCAGTTTATTTTGTCTCTATTGAAGGTCAAGAAAATAGCAAAAATGATGGTGAATTCTGGATCGCAGGCAGAACTTTGGAAGAAGCTCAAGAGAAGGCCAATATCAAATTTGTTGGTAAAAAATTCACACTGGAACAGGACGAAGATGTTTTGGACACTTGGTTCTCTTCTGGACTATGGCCATTTTCTACTTTGGGGTGGCCAGATAAAACGAAGGATCTCGAGACATTCTACCCATTCTCCATGCTAGAAACAGGATGGGACATTCTGTTCTTCTGGGTTAGTAGAATGATCTTTTTAGGTATCAAATTGACCGGTTCTGTCCCATTCAAAGAAGTGTTCTGTCACTCCTTGGTTCGTGATGCTCAAGGTCGTAAAATGTCCAAATCTTTGGGAAATGTTGTCGATCCATTAGACGTGATTCGGGGTATTAAATTGGAGGATCTCCATGCTAAATTATTGTTGGGTAATTTGGATCCAAGAGAAGTCGAAAAAGCCAAAGCTGGTCAAAAAGAATCCTATCCCAACGGTATTCCACAATGTGGTACTGACGCCATGAGATTTGCACTTTGTGCTTACACTACCGGTGGTCGTGATATTAATTTGGATATTTTGCGTGTTGAAGGTTACAGAAAGTTTTGTAATAAAATTTATCAGGCTACCAAGTTCGCACTGATGAGATTAGGGGAAAATTACAAACCACCTTCCAGCGAGGGCCTGTCCGGTAACGAATCATTGGTCGAGAAATGGATTTTGCATAAATTAACCACAACGTCCAAGATTGTAAATGAAGCTCTTGACAAACGTGATTTCTTGAATTCTACCAGTGCAATTTATGAATTCTGGTATATGATTTGCGATGTTTATATCGAAAACTCCAAGTATTTGATTCAAGAAGGCACAGAAGCCCAACAAAAATCGGCCAAAGACACATTGTACATTTTGATAGACAACGCTCTGAGATTAATTCATCCTTTCATGCCATTAATTTCCGAAGAGATGTGGCAACGCTTACCAAAGCGTTCCACAGAAAGGAGTGAAACAATTGTGAAAGCTGCCTATCCAATTTATGAATCTGAATATGACAATTTGAAGGCAGCAAAAGCATACGACTTGGTTTTGGATATCACGAACAAGGCGCGCTCTTTACTAGCTGAGTTcactattttgaaaaacggAAAGGTCTTTGTTGAATCCCAACATGAAGACTCATTTGAAACAGCCAAATCACAGCAAGATTCAATTGTTTCTTTAATTAAAGCTATTGATGAAGTGACGGTTGTTCGTGACGGCTCTGAAATCCCTGATGGTTGTGTCTTGAGATCTGTCAACCCAGAAGTAAATGTTCATTTATTAGTGAAAGGCCATGTTGATATTGACGCTGAGATCGGCAAGGCGGAGAAGAAGTTGGAAAAGGTCTCAAAGACTAAGAGTGGAATCGAAAGTACAATGGGCAGTAAAGATTATGAATCAAAAGCTAATGACCAAGCCAAAGAAGCAACCAGGTTGAGATTAGAAAACTCCATCGCTGAAATCGAAGGTTTGAAAGCTactattgaaaatttgaaacgCCTCAAATTATAA
- the ALE2 gene encoding Ale2p (similar to Saccharomyces cerevisiae YPR114W; ancestral locus Anc_3.437), which translates to MQDLLGRLVRFLLALPQPTIVATSIVPFLSSKELITSDSILSNLHSIAYVAIFYQLCFILGQYVLFPPIAAFVSDSAHSKRKLINQSAVHFVSLVQSIVILYVSISCLVSPQYSSENYTAEERIFNDHRDTEIVCVFAIGYFIWDIYISLFYSTLPFVLHALISTAVFCIGLKPYIQYYAPIFLLFELSNPFLNIRWFSTKYFKGTKNKLLLIFQLINNLLLLLVFFFARICWGWYQIGKLLYDFYQIHDQTGFLLCETIVIVTGNFILNVLNLVWFSTMLSIAVKTITNKSRSVKKTH; encoded by the coding sequence ATGCAAGATCTATTGGGCAGATTGGTTCGTTTCTTGTTGGCACTGCCTCAGCCAACAATAGTTGCCACGTCAATTGTTCCATTTCTGAGTTCCAAGGAGTTGATCACTTCGGACTCAATTCTATCCAACCTTCATTCAATTGCCTACGTCGCAATATTTTACCAATTATGCTTCATTCTCGGTCAGTATGTTCTTTTCCCCCCAATTGCTGCATTCGTTAGCGATTCTGCTCACTCCAAGAGGAAATTGATTAACCAAAGTGCAGTTCATTTTGTCTCTTTGGTGCAAAGTATAGTGATTTTATACGTCTCTATCAGTTGTCTTGTGTCACCTCAATACTCATCGGAGAATTACACAGctgaagaaagaattttcaatgacCATCGCGACACTGAGATAGTTTGTGTCTTCGCTATTGGGTACTTCATCTGGGACATCTACATCTCGCTTTTCTACTCCACGCTGCCATTTGTGCTTCACGCTCTAATATCTACAGCGGTTTTCTGCATCGGTTTGAAACCTTACATACAGTACTACGCCCCTATATTCTTGTTGTTTGAGCTATCTAACCCCTTTCTGAATATACGGTGGTTCtcaacaaaatatttcaagGGCACTAAGAACAAACTGCTGCTCATTTTCCAACTGATCAACAACCTATTGTTACTGCTAGTGTTTTTCTTCGCAAGAATTTGCTGGGGCTGGTATCAAATAGGAAAGCTCTTATACGATTTCTATCAAATTCATGATCAAACTGGTTTCCTCCTCTGCGAAACTATAGTCATTGTGACTGGTAACTTTATTCTAAATGTCTTGAACCTTGTGTGGTTCTCTACAATGCTTTCCATCGCAGTCAAGACGATCACCAACAAAAGTAGGTCCGTGAAAAAGACACACTAG